A window of the Anoplolepis gracilipes chromosome 11, ASM4749672v1, whole genome shotgun sequence genome harbors these coding sequences:
- the LOC140671400 gene encoding uncharacterized protein isoform X6: MWKVILESINFADCSERTKAAEPTAAPARSAPIAGRKRDTTVASLFSARRPAASKKVEERTIVRGDKATKPASQRLKGQPSQQSAQQQQQSAPLRQASSASSLEAKSDVPSTGNNWAGSLGGKEPARSKATSTTSKSTAKACRMQEMEREIEALRKDRARLEASLHDAVSEAQNLRELHSELVSLKEQHSLELERLTEENEALRARLRDVAHSPLSDSEKQQLLLDASRLHNSAPASIAIPQDDGSANNTSIPQEGAQCTTPDWDKHSSSSMSEVSVACLQDRILQMEETHYSTNEELQATIQELSDLQTHVAELQADNVRLNEEKAVLLESLCRQTEKLEDSRSKVDTLQELLLRDEQPQEASKGYNTEREQKLVDLLKSAQEEREALLLKLEELTKELKNIKAIADTRATEIERLTKSLELLETSVDTASVERKQLDIELMEARQEGANRGIEISRLGTLLENARAKIEELEQSRQLENKSEADELLDAARREKDTLETQAAALQEQLARSHCDQDRLRDQYLQLQEEYKVARNNAKSAIDDLEYRLNQMKDEWLSVSTELQLVRDSLVELQTQCQRHLEDKRELKAALSEEQRREREARTRQYELERALTDERKLRQEENAEWEQFQTDLLMTVRVANDFKTEAQSELERVVMENKAQRDKLRSLEAQLDKLNKDSTAVSCCKTLDIANGSKRKTASVILKRGRTILKNRCDSKKHSLRNSLSNKTTTSGQDLHKLRFEDVNAIVSPCQNELGMPDSSLAIARTAPVTNKTIKLEDELISGEEIEICPAFYIGNRRTEYIPDETDANLANENPRQAKISRNESSKFYLNNFESSKWGKSHSSIDKSPIIAEDYPKLYITVTNMSDKNAMAKSSLLKNIRGIQNADGDAYGINISNSRFFVPKDYIFSGVECAMNDLKFEVDPEMGKLLQRSYSNPQISTSSPALVDIETGPSSLDNTTSETLTASNNSIGQRNEDSSPKYLRTLSDTSLVNLRSKESNRIEQKQKLFLNKRFSKPSYKVIDSLLNETSSKSETSATLQSRNHVESLNKLDDHVNVYESEEKSHESKCRNYTFFPSRVSHSKDETVNQKTLCNNQLWTAKHVIIDDEKIVPDSASDIPVPDNEKICNTLEESKISDSSDKNIAININSSKFEKRKSSCSALNAPLMRRKSYPTSKDSSRYLSSLSVIPSRQTLKRTYSGNERKISEPLEYSSNDQKSQIKLSSCNKETQGLENSNLKETNRIRLNRMKFLQGSLQTAANENSQIEKVSSESKLCMTNKTSQSIDSESDGCKDQPLPMGRTSSLREKFETIVEDVELRTASGRRLQISKSCDPNQKVIQQPPPRPASTPTETQQSVLTSVQQEIAARRKANISRQDSRLSVKCLIESIENATKQAKVGPGSRSSSTSSLNSIGTTDIISLKAPLRDQQQINNLICTANSTNNNKTQSTIAKKPVSETKSTPVVLNPGELLDSAALNAKAIDFVRRNSVTDLSERKDPLYGLVKNGGSKRNALLKWCQNKTIGYRNIDITNFSSSWNDGLALCAILHSYLPRKVPYDTLTPVEKRRNFSIAFSAAESVGIPTTLNIGEMCQLERPDWQQVMMYVTSIYKHFET, encoded by the exons AGGACAACCCAGCCAGCAGTCGgcgcagcagcaacagcaatcGGCGCCGCTGCGCCAGGCGTCGAGCGCCTCCTCGCTGGAGGCGAAGAGCGACGTTCCGTCGACCGGGAACAACTGGGCCGGCTCCCTGGGCGGCAAGGAGCCGGCCAGATCCAAAGCGACATCGACGACATCCAAGAGCACCGCCAAGGCCTGCAGGATGCAGGAGATGGAGCGCGAGATCGAGGCCTTACGCAAGGATCGCGCGCGCCTCGAGGCGAGCCTGCACGACGCTGTGTCCGAGGCTCAAAATTTGCGCGAGTTGCACTCCGAGCTCGTCTCCCTCAAG GAGCAGCATAGCCTGGAGCTAGAACGTCTTACTGAAGAAAACGAAGCGCTTCGTGCTCGTCTTAGAGACGTGGCACATTCTCCGCTGTCAGATTCAGAGAAACAACAACTGTTGCTAGATGCTTCGAGACTTCACAATTCTGCACCAGCCTCTATCGCCATTCCTCAAGATGACGGTTCTGCAAACAATACCAGTATACCTCAGGAAGGAGCTCAGTGCACTACGCCAGATTGGGACAAGCACTCTTCTAGCTCAATGTCGGAGGTTTCAGTTGCATGTTTGCAGGACAGGATCTTACAAATGGAAGAAACACATTATTCCACAAACGAAGAGTTGCAGGCTACTATCCAAGAATTGAGCGACTTACAG ACACATGTAGCAGAGTTACAAGCGGATAATGTAAGACTAAATGAGGAGAAGGCAGTTCTTTTGGAATCACTGTGCCGTCAAACAGAGAAGCTAGAAGATTCTCGATCCAAGGTTGACACTTTACAGGAATTACTTTTAAGGGACGAACAGCCACAGGAAGCATCCAAAGGGTATAATACAGAAAGGGAACAGAAACTTGTAGATCTTTTAAAA AGCGCACAAGAGGAACGAGAGGCTCTACTTCTAAAACTGGAAGAGTTAACTAAGgagttgaaaaatataaaagcgatTGCTGACACTAGAGCGACTGAAATAGAACGTTTGACGAAAAGTCTTGAATTATTGGAAACATCAGTGGATACCGCGAGTGTCGAACGTAAACAATTAGATATAGAGTTGATGGAAGCCAGGCAGGAGGGTGCAAATCGCGGTATAGAAATCAGTCGATTGGGAACTCTATTGGAAAATGCGCGAGCAAAGATTGAGGAGTTGGAACAATCGAGGCAGCTAGAAAACAAGAGTGAAGCGGACGAATTGTTGGACGCAGCCAGACGAGAAAAGGATACGTTAGAGACACAAGCGGCAGCGCTTCAGGAACAGTTAGCACGTTCACATTGCGACCAAGATCGACTAAGAGATCAATACTTGCAACTTCAGGAGGAGTATAAA GTAGCTCGAAACAACGCGAAATCCGCCATAGATGACTTAGAATACAGATTGAATCAGATGAAAGATGAATGGCTGTCCGTGAGCACGGAACTGCAACTTGTTCGGGATTCGTTGGTGGAATTGCAAACGCAGTGTCAACGGCATCTAGAGGACAAACGAGAGCTGAAGGCAGCGTTAAGCGAGGAACAGCGAAGGGAACGCGAGGCGCGAACACGACAGTACGAGTTAGAACGCGCGTTGACCGACGAGCGCAAGCTGAGACAGGAGGAGAATGCAGAATGGGAACAATTCCAGACCGATCTCCTCATGACCGTGCGAGTTGCCAATGATTTTAAGACTGAGGCCCAGAGTGAGCTCGAGCGTGTAGTCATGGAGAACAAGGCACAGAGGGATAAGCTCAGATCGCTGGAAGCACAGCTCGATAAACTTAACAAAG ATAGCACTGCAGTGAGTTGCTGCAAGACACTTGATATCGCTAATGGGAGTAAACGGAAAACGGCGAGCGTTATATTAAAACGCGGTCGAACAATATTAAAGAATCGTTGCGATTCGAAAAAACATTCATTACGAAACAGCTTATCCAATAAAACGACAACAAGCGGCCAGGATTTACATAAACTAAGGTTCGAAGATGTTAATGCCATCGTCTCTCCATGTCAAAACGAACTCGGTATGCCAGATAGTAGTCTGGCTATCGCGAGAACTGCGCCAGTGACCAACAAGACTATCAAATTGGAGGACGAACTCATTTCCGGTGAGGAGATTGAAATCTGTCCCGCCTTTTACATCGGCAATCGACGTACCGAGTATATCCCGGACGAGACGGATGCCAATTTAGCAAATGAAAATCCGAGGCAAGCGAAAATCTCAAGGAACGAATCttcaaaattctatttaaataactttgaGTCAAGTAAATGGGGCAAGTCCCATAGTTCAATAGATAAATCGCCGATAATCGCGGAGGATTATCCGAAACTGTACATTACCGTCACGAACATGTCGGATAAAAATGCGATGGCCAAGAGTtccttgttaaaaaatattcgtgGTATTCAAAACGCTGACGGAGATGCATACGGCATCAACATCTCGAACAGTCGATTCTTTGTACCAAAGGATTACATATTTTCCGGTGTAGAGTGTGCAATGAACGACTTGAAGTTCGAGGTCGATCCGGAAATGGGAAAGCTGTTACAGAGAAGTTACAGTAATCCGCAGATCAGTACGAGTTCGCCTGCTTTAGTCGACATCGAAACGGGTCCGTCATCTTTAGACAATACAACATCAGAAACTTTGACCGCATCGAATAATTCCATAGGACAACGCAACGAAGATTCGAGTCCCAAATATTTAAGAACGCTTTCAGATACATCGCTCGTAAATCTAAGATCGAAAGAAAGCAATAGAATCGAACAAAAGCAAAAGCTATTTTTAAACAAGCGCTTCTCAAAACCAAGCTACAAGGTAATTGATTCTCTTTTAAATGAGACATCTTCAAAATCGGAAACGTCTGCAACATTACAAAGTAGAAATCATGTCGAATCATTGAATAAACTTGATGATCATGTTAATGTATACGAGAGCGAAGAAAAATCACACGAATCGAAATGcagaaattatacatttttcccATCAAGAGTTTCTCATTCGAAAGACGAAACAGTAAATCAAAAAACACTGTGCAATAATCAATTGTGGACAGCAAAACATGTAATCATCGatgatgaaaaaattgtacCAGACTCTGCATCCGATATACCTGTACCTGATAATGAAAAGATTTGCAATACACTTGAAGAATCGAAAATATCTGATTCgtctgataaaaatattgcaattaacaTAAATTCGTCAAAattcgagaaaagaaagagttcCTGCAGTGCGTTAAATGCTCCTTTAATGAGGCGGAAATCGTATCCAACTTCAAAAGATTCATCAAGATATCTCTCATCGCTCTCGGTCATTCCATCACGCCAAACGTTAAAAAGAACTTATTCtggaaatgaaagaaagatttCGGAGCCGCTCGAGTATTCTTCCAATGATCAAAAAAGTCAAATTAAACTTTCCTCGTGTAATAAAGAGACACAAGGATTAGAAAACTCGAATTTGAAGGAAACGAATCGTATACGATTGAATCGTATGAAGTTCCTGCAAGGTAGTTTGCAAACTGCTGCAAACGAGAATTCTCAAATCGAAAAAGTTTCTTCCGAAAGTAAGCTTTGCATGACGAATAAGACGTCGCAAAGCATCGATTCAGAATCGGATGGATGTAAGGATCAACCGCTACCGATGGGACGAACGTCATCCCTGAGAGAAAAGTTTGAGACGATCGTGGAGGACGTTGAATTGAGGACAGCGTCGGGAAGGCGCTTGCAAATAAGCAAATCTTGTGACC CTAATCAAAAAGTAATACAACAGCCGCCTCCAAGGCCAGCCAGTACACCGACGGAAACTCAACAATCTGTATTGACGAGTGTTCAACAGGAGATTGCTGCTCGTAGGAAGGCTAATATTTCGCGTCAGGACTCTAGGCTTTCTGTAAAATGTCTAATCGAAAGCATTGAGAATGCCACGAAACAAGCTAAAGTTG GACCTGGAAGTCGTAGCAGTTCTACATCATCTCTTAATTCGATTGGGACCACAGATATTATCTCTCTAAAAGCTCCTCTCAGGGATCAACAgcaaatcaataatttaatctgcACGGCAAATTcgacgaataataataaaacacaatCTACAATCGCAAAGAAACCGGTATCAG AGACAAAGTCGACGCCTGTAGTTTTGAATCCGGGCGAGCTGTTGGATTCGGCCGCTTTGAACGCCAAGGCAATCGATTTTGTGCGTCGAAACAGCGTCACTGATCTGTCGGAGCGAAAAGATCCCCTGTACGGTTTAGTCAAAAACGGCGGATCTAAACGCAATGCTTTGCTCAAATGGTGTCAAAACAAGACGATAGGCTATCGAAACATCGATATAACTAACTTTAGTAGTTCCTGGAATGACGGCTTAGCGTTGTGCGCGATCCTGCACTCCTATTTACCGCGCAAGGTACCGTACGACACGTTGACGCCAGTCGAAAAACGACGAAACTTCTCAATCGCTTTCTCTGCTGCCGAGAGTGTTGGCATACCTACTACTTTA aacaTTGGTGAGATGTGTCAACTCGAGCGACCTGATTGGCAACAGGTCATGATGTACGTGACCAGCATTTATAAGCATTTCGAAACGTAA
- the LOC140671400 gene encoding uncharacterized protein isoform X2 → MSRVIFGNREAKQRVAVGVPKNPSKADNDARKQPRVRDAESAISSDKTRSGMSVGSGGRTPFKRTTQNTLSITKKSSGKQTKAAEPTAAPARSAPIAGRKRDTTVASLFSARRPAASKKVEERTIVRGDKATKPASQRLKGQPSQQSAQQQQQSAPLRQASSASSLEAKSDVPSTGNNWAGSLGGKEPARSKATSTTSKSTAKACRMQEMEREIEALRKDRARLEASLHDAVSEAQNLRELHSELVSLKEQHSLELERLTEENEALRARLRDVAHSPLSDSEKQQLLLDASRLHNSAPASIAIPQDDGSANNTSIPQEGAQCTTPDWDKHSSSSMSEVSVACLQDRILQMEETHYSTNEELQATIQELSDLQTHVAELQADNVRLNEEKAVLLESLCRQTEKLEDSRSKVDTLQELLLRDEQPQEASKGYNTEREQKLVDLLKSAQEEREALLLKLEELTKELKNIKAIADTRATEIERLTKSLELLETSVDTASVERKQLDIELMEARQEGANRGIEISRLGTLLENARAKIEELEQSRQLENKSEADELLDAARREKDTLETQAAALQEQLARSHCDQDRLRDQYLQLQEEYKVARNNAKSAIDDLEYRLNQMKDEWLSVSTELQLVRDSLVELQTQCQRHLEDKRELKAALSEEQRREREARTRQYELERALTDERKLRQEENAEWEQFQTDLLMTVRVANDFKTEAQSELERVVMENKAQRDKLRSLEAQLDKLNKDSTAVSCCKTLDIANGSKRKTASVILKRGRTILKNRCDSKKHSLRNSLSNKTTTSGQDLHKLRFEDVNAIVSPCQNELGMPDSSLAIARTAPVTNKTIKLEDELISGEEIEICPAFYIGNRRTEYIPDETDANLANENPRQAKISRNESSKFYLNNFESSKWGKSHSSIDKSPIIAEDYPKLYITVTNMSDKNAMAKSSLLKNIRGIQNADGDAYGINISNSRFFVPKDYIFSGVECAMNDLKFEVDPEMGKLLQRSYSNPQISTSSPALVDIETGPSSLDNTTSETLTASNNSIGQRNEDSSPKYLRTLSDTSLVNLRSKESNRIEQKQKLFLNKRFSKPSYKVIDSLLNETSSKSETSATLQSRNHVESLNKLDDHVNVYESEEKSHESKCRNYTFFPSRVSHSKDETVNQKTLCNNQLWTAKHVIIDDEKIVPDSASDIPVPDNEKICNTLEESKISDSSDKNIAININSSKFEKRKSSCSALNAPLMRRKSYPTSKDSSRYLSSLSVIPSRQTLKRTYSGNERKISEPLEYSSNDQKSQIKLSSCNKETQGLENSNLKETNRIRLNRMKFLQGSLQTAANENSQIEKVSSESKLCMTNKTSQSIDSESDGCKDQPLPMGRTSSLREKFETIVEDVELRTASGRRLQISKSCDPNQKVIQQPPPRPASTPTETQQSVLTSVQQEIAARRKANISRQDSRLSVKCLIESIENATKQAKVGPGSRSSSTSSLNSIGTTDIISLKAPLRDQQQINNLICTANSTNNNKTQSTIAKKPVSETKSTPVVLNPGELLDSAALNAKAIDFVRRNSVTDLSERKDPLYGLVKNGGSKRNALLKWCQNKTIGYRNIDITNFSSSWNDGLALCAILHSYLPRKVPYDTLTPVEKRRNFSIAFSAAESVGIPTTLNIGEMCQLERPDWQQVMMYVTSIYKHFET, encoded by the exons AGGACAACCCAGCCAGCAGTCGgcgcagcagcaacagcaatcGGCGCCGCTGCGCCAGGCGTCGAGCGCCTCCTCGCTGGAGGCGAAGAGCGACGTTCCGTCGACCGGGAACAACTGGGCCGGCTCCCTGGGCGGCAAGGAGCCGGCCAGATCCAAAGCGACATCGACGACATCCAAGAGCACCGCCAAGGCCTGCAGGATGCAGGAGATGGAGCGCGAGATCGAGGCCTTACGCAAGGATCGCGCGCGCCTCGAGGCGAGCCTGCACGACGCTGTGTCCGAGGCTCAAAATTTGCGCGAGTTGCACTCCGAGCTCGTCTCCCTCAAG GAGCAGCATAGCCTGGAGCTAGAACGTCTTACTGAAGAAAACGAAGCGCTTCGTGCTCGTCTTAGAGACGTGGCACATTCTCCGCTGTCAGATTCAGAGAAACAACAACTGTTGCTAGATGCTTCGAGACTTCACAATTCTGCACCAGCCTCTATCGCCATTCCTCAAGATGACGGTTCTGCAAACAATACCAGTATACCTCAGGAAGGAGCTCAGTGCACTACGCCAGATTGGGACAAGCACTCTTCTAGCTCAATGTCGGAGGTTTCAGTTGCATGTTTGCAGGACAGGATCTTACAAATGGAAGAAACACATTATTCCACAAACGAAGAGTTGCAGGCTACTATCCAAGAATTGAGCGACTTACAG ACACATGTAGCAGAGTTACAAGCGGATAATGTAAGACTAAATGAGGAGAAGGCAGTTCTTTTGGAATCACTGTGCCGTCAAACAGAGAAGCTAGAAGATTCTCGATCCAAGGTTGACACTTTACAGGAATTACTTTTAAGGGACGAACAGCCACAGGAAGCATCCAAAGGGTATAATACAGAAAGGGAACAGAAACTTGTAGATCTTTTAAAA AGCGCACAAGAGGAACGAGAGGCTCTACTTCTAAAACTGGAAGAGTTAACTAAGgagttgaaaaatataaaagcgatTGCTGACACTAGAGCGACTGAAATAGAACGTTTGACGAAAAGTCTTGAATTATTGGAAACATCAGTGGATACCGCGAGTGTCGAACGTAAACAATTAGATATAGAGTTGATGGAAGCCAGGCAGGAGGGTGCAAATCGCGGTATAGAAATCAGTCGATTGGGAACTCTATTGGAAAATGCGCGAGCAAAGATTGAGGAGTTGGAACAATCGAGGCAGCTAGAAAACAAGAGTGAAGCGGACGAATTGTTGGACGCAGCCAGACGAGAAAAGGATACGTTAGAGACACAAGCGGCAGCGCTTCAGGAACAGTTAGCACGTTCACATTGCGACCAAGATCGACTAAGAGATCAATACTTGCAACTTCAGGAGGAGTATAAA GTAGCTCGAAACAACGCGAAATCCGCCATAGATGACTTAGAATACAGATTGAATCAGATGAAAGATGAATGGCTGTCCGTGAGCACGGAACTGCAACTTGTTCGGGATTCGTTGGTGGAATTGCAAACGCAGTGTCAACGGCATCTAGAGGACAAACGAGAGCTGAAGGCAGCGTTAAGCGAGGAACAGCGAAGGGAACGCGAGGCGCGAACACGACAGTACGAGTTAGAACGCGCGTTGACCGACGAGCGCAAGCTGAGACAGGAGGAGAATGCAGAATGGGAACAATTCCAGACCGATCTCCTCATGACCGTGCGAGTTGCCAATGATTTTAAGACTGAGGCCCAGAGTGAGCTCGAGCGTGTAGTCATGGAGAACAAGGCACAGAGGGATAAGCTCAGATCGCTGGAAGCACAGCTCGATAAACTTAACAAAG ATAGCACTGCAGTGAGTTGCTGCAAGACACTTGATATCGCTAATGGGAGTAAACGGAAAACGGCGAGCGTTATATTAAAACGCGGTCGAACAATATTAAAGAATCGTTGCGATTCGAAAAAACATTCATTACGAAACAGCTTATCCAATAAAACGACAACAAGCGGCCAGGATTTACATAAACTAAGGTTCGAAGATGTTAATGCCATCGTCTCTCCATGTCAAAACGAACTCGGTATGCCAGATAGTAGTCTGGCTATCGCGAGAACTGCGCCAGTGACCAACAAGACTATCAAATTGGAGGACGAACTCATTTCCGGTGAGGAGATTGAAATCTGTCCCGCCTTTTACATCGGCAATCGACGTACCGAGTATATCCCGGACGAGACGGATGCCAATTTAGCAAATGAAAATCCGAGGCAAGCGAAAATCTCAAGGAACGAATCttcaaaattctatttaaataactttgaGTCAAGTAAATGGGGCAAGTCCCATAGTTCAATAGATAAATCGCCGATAATCGCGGAGGATTATCCGAAACTGTACATTACCGTCACGAACATGTCGGATAAAAATGCGATGGCCAAGAGTtccttgttaaaaaatattcgtgGTATTCAAAACGCTGACGGAGATGCATACGGCATCAACATCTCGAACAGTCGATTCTTTGTACCAAAGGATTACATATTTTCCGGTGTAGAGTGTGCAATGAACGACTTGAAGTTCGAGGTCGATCCGGAAATGGGAAAGCTGTTACAGAGAAGTTACAGTAATCCGCAGATCAGTACGAGTTCGCCTGCTTTAGTCGACATCGAAACGGGTCCGTCATCTTTAGACAATACAACATCAGAAACTTTGACCGCATCGAATAATTCCATAGGACAACGCAACGAAGATTCGAGTCCCAAATATTTAAGAACGCTTTCAGATACATCGCTCGTAAATCTAAGATCGAAAGAAAGCAATAGAATCGAACAAAAGCAAAAGCTATTTTTAAACAAGCGCTTCTCAAAACCAAGCTACAAGGTAATTGATTCTCTTTTAAATGAGACATCTTCAAAATCGGAAACGTCTGCAACATTACAAAGTAGAAATCATGTCGAATCATTGAATAAACTTGATGATCATGTTAATGTATACGAGAGCGAAGAAAAATCACACGAATCGAAATGcagaaattatacatttttcccATCAAGAGTTTCTCATTCGAAAGACGAAACAGTAAATCAAAAAACACTGTGCAATAATCAATTGTGGACAGCAAAACATGTAATCATCGatgatgaaaaaattgtacCAGACTCTGCATCCGATATACCTGTACCTGATAATGAAAAGATTTGCAATACACTTGAAGAATCGAAAATATCTGATTCgtctgataaaaatattgcaattaacaTAAATTCGTCAAAattcgagaaaagaaagagttcCTGCAGTGCGTTAAATGCTCCTTTAATGAGGCGGAAATCGTATCCAACTTCAAAAGATTCATCAAGATATCTCTCATCGCTCTCGGTCATTCCATCACGCCAAACGTTAAAAAGAACTTATTCtggaaatgaaagaaagatttCGGAGCCGCTCGAGTATTCTTCCAATGATCAAAAAAGTCAAATTAAACTTTCCTCGTGTAATAAAGAGACACAAGGATTAGAAAACTCGAATTTGAAGGAAACGAATCGTATACGATTGAATCGTATGAAGTTCCTGCAAGGTAGTTTGCAAACTGCTGCAAACGAGAATTCTCAAATCGAAAAAGTTTCTTCCGAAAGTAAGCTTTGCATGACGAATAAGACGTCGCAAAGCATCGATTCAGAATCGGATGGATGTAAGGATCAACCGCTACCGATGGGACGAACGTCATCCCTGAGAGAAAAGTTTGAGACGATCGTGGAGGACGTTGAATTGAGGACAGCGTCGGGAAGGCGCTTGCAAATAAGCAAATCTTGTGACC CTAATCAAAAAGTAATACAACAGCCGCCTCCAAGGCCAGCCAGTACACCGACGGAAACTCAACAATCTGTATTGACGAGTGTTCAACAGGAGATTGCTGCTCGTAGGAAGGCTAATATTTCGCGTCAGGACTCTAGGCTTTCTGTAAAATGTCTAATCGAAAGCATTGAGAATGCCACGAAACAAGCTAAAGTTG GACCTGGAAGTCGTAGCAGTTCTACATCATCTCTTAATTCGATTGGGACCACAGATATTATCTCTCTAAAAGCTCCTCTCAGGGATCAACAgcaaatcaataatttaatctgcACGGCAAATTcgacgaataataataaaacacaatCTACAATCGCAAAGAAACCGGTATCAG AGACAAAGTCGACGCCTGTAGTTTTGAATCCGGGCGAGCTGTTGGATTCGGCCGCTTTGAACGCCAAGGCAATCGATTTTGTGCGTCGAAACAGCGTCACTGATCTGTCGGAGCGAAAAGATCCCCTGTACGGTTTAGTCAAAAACGGCGGATCTAAACGCAATGCTTTGCTCAAATGGTGTCAAAACAAGACGATAGGCTATCGAAACATCGATATAACTAACTTTAGTAGTTCCTGGAATGACGGCTTAGCGTTGTGCGCGATCCTGCACTCCTATTTACCGCGCAAGGTACCGTACGACACGTTGACGCCAGTCGAAAAACGACGAAACTTCTCAATCGCTTTCTCTGCTGCCGAGAGTGTTGGCATACCTACTACTTTA aacaTTGGTGAGATGTGTCAACTCGAGCGACCTGATTGGCAACAGGTCATGATGTACGTGACCAGCATTTATAAGCATTTCGAAACGTAA